From Solibaculum mannosilyticum:
TGCTGAAAAAGTACGAAATCGACGAGATGGAGGGCCTGACCGTAGAACAGCAGCGCACCATTATGGGCGTGCGGTATGAGATGGATCTGCGGGCTTTCTCCACCCGGTATCCCTTTACCTTTGCGGAAGATATCTCAGACGATACCGTCACCCGCATCTCAGAGAACAACATCGAGACCCCCGGCGTGTCCATCCAGAGGGAGTCCACGCGGGAATACGTCAGCGGGGACATCGCCGCCCATGTCATCGGCAATACCGGCCCCATCTATGCCGAGGAGCTGGAGGAGCTGAAGGAAAAAGGCTACGCCATGGACGACGTGGTGGGCAAGAGCGGCATTGAGAAGGCCATGGAGGACGAGCTGAGGGGCCAGGACGGTGAAAAGACCATTACCCGCGACAGTGAAGGAAACGTGGTAGAGGATGAGATCACCAAAGAACCTGTGGCGGGAAACTCTGTGATCCTGACCATTGATTCGCGCATCCAGCTGGCCGCTCAGAATGCGCTGGAAACCATCATCACCGATCTGCATGAGAACAACGCCCCCGGCAACGGCGGCGACTGTACCGGTGGAGCGGCGGTTGTCACCGACGTCAACACCGGCGAGGTGTTGGCTTTGGCCACGTATCCTTACTACAGCATCGATGAATATCTGACCGATTATAATTCCCTCTTAAACGCCGAGAATACCCCCCTGCTGAACCGGGCCACATCGGGCGTCTATCCCCCCGGTTCGTCCATGAAACCGGCTGTTGCCTTGGGTGCCCTGCAAGAGGGCACGATTGACGCCAACAGTGTGATTAAATGTACCAGGAAATACACCTACTACGACGACTACCAGCCCACTTGTCTGGGATACCATGGAAATGAAACGGTGGATGTGGCCTTAAAAAATTCCTGTAACTATTTCTTTTTTGATGTAGGCCGCCGCCTGGGCATTACCAAGATGAACTTTTATTCCCGTCAGTTGGGCCTGGGAGAAAAGACAGGGCTGGAAATTTCAGAATCGACGGGGATCCTGGCCGGCAAAGAATATTCGGAATCCATCGGCCAGGTGTGGAATCCCGGCGACGTATTGCAGGCGGCCATCGGCCAGGGCAATAACGCCTTCACCCCGGTCCAGCTTGCCAATTATGTGGCCACCATCGCAAACGGAGGCACTCATTATCAGCTTCATCTGATCAAGTCGGTGAAAAGCTATGATATGAATGAAACGGTTGTGCCGGAAGAGGCCAACGTACTCAATGAGCTGTCCGTGAATCAGGACAACATTGACGAAGTAAAACTCGGCATGTATAAGGTGGCCAATGAACAAGGCGGTACCGGTTACCGGTATTTTAAGGATTATCCGGTGACCATCGCCTGTAAGACCGGTACAGCAGAGACCACCGATACCAAGAAAAATATCTCAAACCACAGTACTGTAATTTCGTTCGCGCCTTACGATGAACCACAATATGCTGTGTCGGTGGTGCTGGAACACGGCGGTACTGCCAACTTTGACTCCAACCTGCGCACCATGAAAATGATTTACGATGCTATTTTCACAGAGGACGATAGCATCCAACAGATTTCGCCGGAATCCACTCTGTTACCCTAATACGATAACGCGCAACATTTTTCCAGTTGAAGGAAAAGACTGGATCATGAAATAGAACGGAAGGGTCTCGAATGAAAAGGGATACGTGTGGGAAAACTTTTATATACTTGCAACACATTAGTCATTGACTTTGTCGGTAAACTTGTGCTAGTATATAGAAAGGAATTGTGAATGGGAAAAATACTCGTTGTGACCTCCGGCAAAGGAGGATCAGGCAAATCAACAATTGCTGCGGGACTAGGGTATGCTCTGGTCCAGCGGGGGAAAAGCGTGCTTCTCATTGATACCGATGCGGGGCTGCGCAGTCTTGACCTTATTTTAGGGACGTCGGCCAACACAGTGTATGATTTGGGGGATGTGTTGGAAGGCAGCTGCGAGCCGTACCGTGCGATTCAGCATGTGTCATATGGAGAAAAGTTTGATTTAATCCCTGCCCCGCAGACAGGAAATTTGCCGGCTCGGCCAGAAGATATGGTTGTATTGTGCCGCGGCTTAGCTCAATATTACGAGTATGTGATCGTCGATTCCCCTGCCGGGTTTGGGGAGGGTTTCCGCTTGGCCGCTACAGCAGCCCAATTGGCGCTGGTGGTTGCAACCCCTGATCCCGTGTGCATCCGCACTGCGGAACGAGCTGGCCGTCTGGTGCGCAGCTACGGTGTGGAGCACAGCCTCTTGGTCATCAACCGGTACCGGCCCTCGCTGCTGCAGATGGGAGTGGTGCCGGATTTGGACGCTGTAATCGATGGGACAGGCCTTCGTCTGGCAGCGGTGATCCCCGATGATGATCTGGTGCAACTGTCCGCATCCAAGGGGGAACCCTTTTGTGAGAAAACGCCGGCTGCTACGGCGTTTTGCAATTTGGCATCCCGTTTGGAAGGCTTCGAAGTTCCGCTGATGAAGCTGTGAACCTTGACACATGAAATCCTCAGCATGTATCACACCTTTGAGAAAGGAGCCTTTCTATGAACATTGCTTTGATCGCGCATGATTCAAAGAAGGAGTTGATGGTGCAGTTTTGCATCGCTTATTGCGGCATTCTGAGCCGTCATTCCCTGTGTGCTACCGGTACAACCGGAAAAATGGTGGCGGAAGCCACAGGCTTGAATATCCAGCGTTTCTTAAGCGGCTCCCAAGGTGGCGATCAGCAGATTGCAGCGCGCATCGCGTGCAATGAGATCGATCTGCTGCTCTTTTTCCGGGATCCGTTGAACACCAATCCGCATGAACCCAATGAAATGAATTTATTCCGCCTGTGCGATATGCACAACATCCCTGTGGCCACCAATATCGCCACCGGTGAGGGCCTGATCCACGGTTTGGAACGCGGCGATCTGGATTGGCGAAACATTGTGAATCCAAAGTTCTGACGGCAATGAAAACGACGTGTTTGGGATAAGACCTCTGCCATCTTTGTGATGGCAGGGGTTTTTTGCTAGTTAGAAAAAGGAAAGATACGCCTAATATAAAATTTCATCCGGATCAGGGATCCCTGCAATGCCGAAAATTTTGCGGGAAAAAGGCACGATGCGGCGGAAAATGACGCCTTGTGCGTGGGGGAAAATTGTGGTATAGTGAGAGGAATGAAAGGAAGGCTGGCTGTGGGATATTCGATGTATTCACAGGCGGCAAACCAAAGGAGTGAAAGCATTGAGCGACTATCGTATTGAAACCCGCTGCATCCAAGAGGGATGGAAGCCGAAAAATGGGGAACCTCGTGTGTTGCCCATTTATCAGTCCACCACTTATCAGTACAATTCCTCCGAGCAGATGGGAAGATTGTTTGACTTAGAAGAAGAGGGATTTTTCTACACACGTTTGGCCAATCCGACTCTGGACGCAGTGGAGAAAAAGATCGCATCGCTGGAGGGCGGCGTAGGCGCCATGATGACCTCCTCTGGCCAGGCGGCCTCGCTGATCTCGATCTTTAATATTGTGTCGGCAGGCCAACATGTGGTATCCAGCGCGGCCATCTACGGCGGCACATTTAATCTGTTTAATGTCACCATGCGCAAGATGGGAATTGATTTTACTTTTGTCAAGCCGGATGCGGCTGAAGAGGAAATCGAAAAGGTATTTCAGGACAATACCCGTGCGGTGTTTATTGAGAGCATTGCCAACCCGGCTTTGGTTGTGACCGACATTGAGAAATTTGCCCGCCTGGCCCATAAGCACGGCGTGCCTCTCATTGTGGACAACACCTTCCCCACCCCCATCAACTGCCGTCCCATTGAGTTTGGAGCTGATATTGTCATCCACTCGGCTACCAAGTATATGGATGGCCATGCCACATCGGTCAACGGCGTGATTGTGGATTCGGGAAAGTTTGATTGGACAAACGGCAAATTCCCCGGCCTCACCGAGCCGGACGACAGCTACCATGGTGTAAAATATGTGGAAAGCTTTGGTCCTGCAGCGTATATCACCAAGGCCAGGACGCAATTGATGCGTGATTTGGGAGCCATCCCCTCCCCTCAGAACGGTTTCCTGCTCAACCTGGGTTTGGAGACGCTGCATCTGCGGATGCCCCGTCACTGTGAGAATGCCATGAAAGTGGCACAATTCCTGGAGAAGGACCATCGCATCGCCTGGGTTAATTATCCCGGACTGCCCTCCAGCCCCTATTATAGTCTGGCGCAGAAGTACATGCCAAACGGCACGTGCGGCGTAGTATCCTTTGGCGTCAAGGGAGGGCGCGAGGCGGCTACCAAGTTTATGGACAGCTTAAAATTAGCCGCCATCGTGACACACGTGGCCGATGCCCGCACCTGTGTGCTGCATCCGGCTTCCACAACCCATCGCCAGCTGACCGATGAGCAGTTGGAAGAGGCCGGCGTCACCCCTGATCTGATCCGGTTCTCGGTGGGTATTGAGAATGCTGAAGATATCATTGAGGACATCGAGCAGGCTTTGAACAATCTGTAAGAAAATCCTGGGTGATAGGAAAGAGCAGCCTCTATGGCGGAGGGAGATCCCGTCATAGAGGCCGTTTTTTAGACGGGCGGCGAAAGCTGCTGATGTATATTGATAAAAGACAGATGTGTCTGTTGTATGTACAAAAGTCCATTTCGGCAGGGAATATGTGTCGGGGAAAGGGCGGAGAAAAGCCGTCCCCCTGGGAAAAGAGGACGGCTTGGGATTTGTAGGCTGGTAAAGAGGTCAGCGCATCATATATTGTACACTGCTGAGCAACGTGTTGACTGTTTTGAGGGCCTTGCCGGCTGTTTTCTTTACCGATTTCATACGGCTGCGGCCGCTCATAGCGCCGCCCACCATACCTACCATAGCGCCTACGGCCACACCGGTGGCGATGCCTTTGGCAATTCCTGCGGCTTTGTGCATGATTATCCACCTCCGATCGGTTTTCTTATTGATAGTTTGCCAGTAAAACGGTGAATTATCCTGCAATTTTTTGATTTTTATCAGAACTGTTTTTTTGAACCTTCAGCATAGGCCGAAAAGGCCGACGTTTGTATAAAAAGGGGAAGATCTCCCCGTTGATTTTATCCTTGTTGGAAAGGGGAATTGGTACCATATGGCCGCGATCCTTAATATTGTACTGGTGGAGCCGGAGATCCCACAGAACACCGGCAATATTGCCCGGACCTGCGCTGCGACAGGGGCGCGTCTGCACCTGGTGGAACCACTGGGCTTCCGCATCGACGATCGTCAGCTCAAGCGGGCTGGTCTGGACTATTGGCATTTATTGGACATCACATATTACAAAGATCTCAGCGACTTTTTTGACCGGAATACTGGCCCCTTTTACTATTTTACCACCAAAGGACAGCATGTGTATTCCGATGTCTCATATCCGGAAGGCAGTTATCTGGTATTCGGCAAGGAGACGGCCGGACTGCCGGAAGAGCTGTTGGTGCAGAATCCGGATCACTGTGTGCGTCTGCCCATGATCGGGGAGGCCCGTAGCCTTAACTTGTCCAACACCGTGGCAGTGGCGGCGTTTGAAACGCTGCGTCAATGGGGATTCCCAGAGCTGCAGAACAGCGGTCAGCTCACCAAATACCATTGGGGAGAATAAACCGAATTTTCCCCGGCAACTAAGAAAAATAACCCGGACGGCGTACGTTTGTGCCGTCCGGGTTATTTGTTGATGCCGATGTGCCGATGGGGATTATCCGATACCGATGGAGTGCAGCAGGCCAAAGGACAGGATCAACATAACAAGTCCCGCCGTCAATACGCCTGCGGTAATGACAGGCAGCGCATCCTTCATGCGGAGGTTCAGGATGGAGGCTACAAAAGCGCCTGTCCAAGCCCCGGTTCCGGGCAAAGGGATGGCCACAAAGATGAAAAGCCCCAGCAGTTTAAATTTTTTCATAGAATGTTCATGTGCCTTGTTTTCCATGCGGTTGGCGATGCGGCGGAATAGTTTAAATTTTTTCATCCAATCCACCAGTTTTCGGCCGAAGAGCAGTACAAAAGGAATAGGAAGCATGTTGCCCAAAGTGCAGATCAAAAGGGCGGGAAGCCAGTCGATGCCCAGGGCATAGGCGGCAATGATACCGCCGCGCAGTTCCACCACCGGCAGCATGGAGACCAAAAAGGCCACCAGTTCCGGGGAGAGATACTGGTCCAAAAATGAGACCATATTGTCAATAATAACTTCCATTTGTCACCTCAGAGATGGAGTTATCGCCTTAGTAAGATCTTTACACAAGACGATGTTCTCTCTATTGTAACTTATTTTGCGTGGATTCACAAGTGGTATCCCCTATTTTCCTGTTTGATAACACAACCCTTTTTCTCCTGCCTCAGAAATAAAAAAAGCCCGTCTCTTTTAAGACAGGACTTTTATAACACCTATTCTCTTTTATCACCAAAGCATGCATGGAGTCCAAGCCTCGCCCCCTCTTCATACGGAAGGGCTGCATGGGACAAGGTTCATACATTTTGAGGCGGCTCCCGACGGTGCGCGACAGCCGGTACACTGCATATCTTCCGATGAGGTCACCACAGGTATCGGTGGAAGAATCCTGAGCCAGCTTGGCTTTCATCTTAGCGGCGGTAAACAGCACCGGACACTGATGGCAGAAAAGCCCTGGGGATGGTTTATCCATCCCACTACCTAGT
This genomic window contains:
- a CDS encoding penicillin-binding transpeptidase domain-containing protein: MEENRHIGRRITLLVALLILVGVYVARLAEYQLIRGDEFEAQAAAPKQTTITAKAARGEIYDRNGRPLVVNKMGFSVVFLKQYMTEGTENQTILTLTNLLSSQGETWNDTLPIQLEGGQAVFEEDRDKDIENLKSDIAKINPYSTAQNCFDTLLKKYEIDEMEGLTVEQQRTIMGVRYEMDLRAFSTRYPFTFAEDISDDTVTRISENNIETPGVSIQRESTREYVSGDIAAHVIGNTGPIYAEELEELKEKGYAMDDVVGKSGIEKAMEDELRGQDGEKTITRDSEGNVVEDEITKEPVAGNSVILTIDSRIQLAAQNALETIITDLHENNAPGNGGDCTGGAAVVTDVNTGEVLALATYPYYSIDEYLTDYNSLLNAENTPLLNRATSGVYPPGSSMKPAVALGALQEGTIDANSVIKCTRKYTYYDDYQPTCLGYHGNETVDVALKNSCNYFFFDVGRRLGITKMNFYSRQLGLGEKTGLEISESTGILAGKEYSESIGQVWNPGDVLQAAIGQGNNAFTPVQLANYVATIANGGTHYQLHLIKSVKSYDMNETVVPEEANVLNELSVNQDNIDEVKLGMYKVANEQGGTGYRYFKDYPVTIACKTGTAETTDTKKNISNHSTVISFAPYDEPQYAVSVVLEHGGTANFDSNLRTMKMIYDAIFTEDDSIQQISPESTLLP
- a CDS encoding P-loop NTPase, whose translation is MGKILVVTSGKGGSGKSTIAAGLGYALVQRGKSVLLIDTDAGLRSLDLILGTSANTVYDLGDVLEGSCEPYRAIQHVSYGEKFDLIPAPQTGNLPARPEDMVVLCRGLAQYYEYVIVDSPAGFGEGFRLAATAAQLALVVATPDPVCIRTAERAGRLVRSYGVEHSLLVINRYRPSLLQMGVVPDLDAVIDGTGLRLAAVIPDDDLVQLSASKGEPFCEKTPAATAFCNLASRLEGFEVPLMKL
- the mgsA gene encoding methylglyoxal synthase: MNIALIAHDSKKELMVQFCIAYCGILSRHSLCATGTTGKMVAEATGLNIQRFLSGSQGGDQQIAARIACNEIDLLLFFRDPLNTNPHEPNEMNLFRLCDMHNIPVATNIATGEGLIHGLERGDLDWRNIVNPKF
- a CDS encoding O-acetylhomoserine aminocarboxypropyltransferase/cysteine synthase family protein, with translation MSDYRIETRCIQEGWKPKNGEPRVLPIYQSTTYQYNSSEQMGRLFDLEEEGFFYTRLANPTLDAVEKKIASLEGGVGAMMTSSGQAASLISIFNIVSAGQHVVSSAAIYGGTFNLFNVTMRKMGIDFTFVKPDAAEEEIEKVFQDNTRAVFIESIANPALVVTDIEKFARLAHKHGVPLIVDNTFPTPINCRPIEFGADIVIHSATKYMDGHATSVNGVIVDSGKFDWTNGKFPGLTEPDDSYHGVKYVESFGPAAYITKARTQLMRDLGAIPSPQNGFLLNLGLETLHLRMPRHCENAMKVAQFLEKDHRIAWVNYPGLPSSPYYSLAQKYMPNGTCGVVSFGVKGGREAATKFMDSLKLAAIVTHVADARTCVLHPASTTHRQLTDEQLEEAGVTPDLIRFSVGIENAEDIIEDIEQALNNL
- the trmL gene encoding tRNA (uridine(34)/cytosine(34)/5-carboxymethylaminomethyluridine(34)-2'-O)-methyltransferase TrmL; the encoded protein is MAAILNIVLVEPEIPQNTGNIARTCAATGARLHLVEPLGFRIDDRQLKRAGLDYWHLLDITYYKDLSDFFDRNTGPFYYFTTKGQHVYSDVSYPEGSYLVFGKETAGLPEELLVQNPDHCVRLPMIGEARSLNLSNTVAVAAFETLRQWGFPELQNSGQLTKYHWGE
- a CDS encoding COG2426 family protein yields the protein MEVIIDNMVSFLDQYLSPELVAFLVSMLPVVELRGGIIAAYALGIDWLPALLICTLGNMLPIPFVLLFGRKLVDWMKKFKLFRRIANRMENKAHEHSMKKFKLLGLFIFVAIPLPGTGAWTGAFVASILNLRMKDALPVITAGVLTAGLVMLILSFGLLHSIGIG